One stretch of Nitratiruptor tergarcus DSM 16512 DNA includes these proteins:
- a CDS encoding molybdopterin molybdotransferase MoeA: protein MAISIKEALGIIDKQKIMLKKETSCIEEAVGRVAAKDYYANIDLPTFDNSAMDGYAVKLEDTGKEVKILATTLAGEQSEAEVTPGYAIKIMTGAKLPKGTQAVVPLEDVEYLGESVILPKKIKEHANMRFAGEDVAKDECIIEKGEELSAYKIALLASQGYSYIEIHRKPKVNVFATGHELKMHYEQLHNAQIYNSNTPALLTRAKELGCEVTFTGKIEDDKESIKEAIRNALDADLIITSGGVSVGEADFTKEAFKELGMEILFSKIDIKPGKPTTLGKIGNTFVLNLPGNPLAAILNFEIFGRFLINRLKGKKSYYFQPIKAKLQEKFTHKPGRDTVIPGRFDGEYFIPLQKYGPGMVKPAAIMDGFIIVDKETESLSKSKNVLFIPLFCESTTSMQEEIITKH from the coding sequence ATGGCGATCTCAATCAAAGAGGCTCTTGGTATTATCGACAAACAAAAAATTATGCTCAAAAAAGAGACAAGCTGCATAGAAGAGGCAGTAGGAAGAGTTGCAGCAAAAGATTACTATGCAAATATAGATCTTCCAACTTTTGATAACTCTGCCATGGATGGATATGCAGTAAAATTAGAAGATACTGGCAAAGAGGTAAAAATCCTTGCAACAACGCTAGCAGGTGAGCAGAGTGAAGCAGAGGTGACTCCTGGATACGCCATCAAAATAATGACAGGTGCAAAACTTCCAAAAGGAACGCAAGCAGTAGTACCACTAGAAGATGTGGAGTATTTGGGAGAGTCAGTTATACTTCCTAAAAAAATCAAAGAGCATGCAAATATGCGCTTTGCCGGAGAAGATGTGGCAAAAGATGAGTGCATCATAGAAAAAGGAGAAGAGCTTAGTGCATATAAAATTGCGCTTCTTGCTAGTCAGGGCTACTCATACATTGAGATCCATCGCAAACCTAAGGTGAATGTTTTTGCTACAGGACATGAGCTAAAAATGCACTATGAGCAGTTACATAACGCACAAATCTACAACTCCAATACGCCTGCACTGTTAACTCGAGCCAAAGAGCTTGGATGTGAAGTAACATTTACAGGCAAAATCGAAGATGATAAAGAATCGATAAAAGAAGCAATCCGCAATGCATTAGATGCTGATCTCATTATTACAAGTGGAGGCGTGAGTGTTGGAGAGGCAGACTTTACAAAAGAGGCTTTCAAAGAGCTTGGGATGGAGATCCTTTTTAGTAAGATTGATATCAAACCAGGTAAACCTACAACTTTAGGAAAAATCGGTAATACTTTTGTACTCAATCTCCCAGGTAATCCTCTTGCAGCAATTTTGAATTTTGAAATTTTTGGAAGATTTCTCATCAATCGACTCAAAGGCAAAAAGAGCTACTATTTTCAGCCAATCAAAGCAAAACTGCAAGAAAAATTTACACATAAACCTGGACGCGACACTGTAATACCAGGGCGGTTTGATGGAGAGTATTTTATACCTTTACAAAAGTACGGGCCTGGAATGGTAAAACCGGCAGCTATAATGGACGGATTTATCATTGTAGATAAAGAGACTGAATCTCTATCAAAATCAAAAAATGTTCTTTTTATTCCTCTATTTTGTGAATCAACAACATCTATGCAAGAAGAGATTATTACGAAACATTAA
- a CDS encoding 16S rRNA (uracil(1498)-N(3))-methyltransferase yields the protein MQFLYHSKAGVEFLDIEGEAFTYLFKVRRHRKGEIVALRNMEDGYLYTYKIDTVTRKDAVLTLVHKEHKEILPKRFVHLLWGVIEPKVIEKTLPSLNELGVGRISFVYCARSQKNFKIRLDKLQKILINSCQQCGRSSLMEIEVIDSFEEALQKYNDTVLIDFSENYLQCGESIQRVFIGPEGGFSDEERKIATQIKGLDTPLILRSETAAVAVSSVLML from the coding sequence ATGCAATTTCTCTACCATTCTAAGGCAGGAGTAGAGTTTTTAGATATAGAAGGCGAAGCATTTACTTATCTTTTTAAAGTGCGTCGCCATCGAAAAGGCGAAATTGTAGCCTTACGCAATATGGAAGATGGTTATCTTTATACCTATAAGATTGATACAGTTACTCGCAAAGATGCTGTATTAACGCTTGTGCATAAAGAGCATAAAGAGATCCTTCCAAAACGTTTTGTGCATCTTTTGTGGGGTGTGATTGAGCCAAAAGTGATTGAGAAGACGCTTCCTTCACTCAATGAGTTGGGAGTGGGGCGAATTAGTTTTGTCTATTGCGCTAGAAGTCAAAAAAACTTCAAAATACGCCTCGATAAACTTCAAAAGATCCTCATTAACTCTTGTCAGCAGTGTGGGAGAAGCTCTTTGATGGAAATCGAAGTAATTGATAGTTTTGAAGAGGCTTTGCAAAAATATAATGATACTGTTTTGATAGATTTTAGTGAAAATTATTTGCAGTGTGGTGAGAGTATCCAAAGAGTTTTCATAGGCCCTGAAGGTGGATTTAGCGACGAAGAACGCAAGATAGCTACGCAAATCAAAGGGCTTGATACGCCTTTGATTTTGCGCAGTGAGACAGCTGCCGTGGCTGTGAGTAGTGTTTTGATGTTGTAA
- a CDS encoding PD-(D/E)XK nuclease family protein, whose protein sequence is MKPFITFTKERYKLYRNYFFFTLSDFIYKLHQKYFHLKEISSYETEAILAYIIQTLSLQHFDYLDENSKSLKDLVSFLISVKRNELHIDDFEFESTKKSELKKILYAYNDFLNRHNLADLGDIEKNVYNLTKEKKIVIIADQFENDNIHFFTSRLQKKIFDNLDKEFADIKIEPSLQNHYLVPSFNSFDEVKNALKIVRDLIENGENIEDIKIVASDIDEYYPLFKALFDEYGLIGYSTKGEKLKDLICINNQIAKAKYEALKTEAAQLKKRLEHYGIKRKNILKDLLEDRRVLIKNNGIEITETNQIYVYSNIKHLIFVGADITHFPPKREKNIFYVKDYETKFFANSLYRSAIDIYEHMKRISTNLYVLYSQYQGKTKRVLSFIIDKNLPTYRAKTKADIEQIKENKRVTIECMENFLKDLDSQQLDEYNGKNVGNFQVNALSASRINEYLKCPRIYFYKNILHLKAPIEESKEMEVTVQGMIMHKAFEAIVNYIKNEKCDIQEIKDLKKDFAQKAYQEILAQEELEENIYTKLYFQKLLDILDNFIIYLVEDWKDKNRYKNSYMEEHFYLDEKLKISDEKNYFIKGVIDRIDVNDEVEIFDYKSKKTDKLDYDKIEEIIEIKDVQLGLYTYWVKQKYQKSVTSSLITFNTNNIYVKFATLRECDAPKISRGKSQFACYNDEYEKRLKETIFNTKQNIENGNFVYNDSNEDVCKWCDYEVMCKRY, encoded by the coding sequence ATGAAGCCATTCATCACTTTTACAAAAGAGCGATACAAGCTTTATAGAAACTACTTCTTCTTTACTCTTAGCGACTTTATATACAAACTTCATCAAAAATATTTTCATCTAAAAGAGATCTCTTCATATGAAACCGAAGCGATATTGGCATACATCATACAAACTCTATCTCTTCAGCATTTTGACTATTTGGATGAAAACAGTAAAAGCTTGAAAGATCTAGTATCTTTTTTAATCAGTGTAAAAAGAAATGAACTACATATTGATGATTTTGAATTTGAAAGTACTAAAAAGAGTGAATTGAAAAAAATTCTCTATGCATATAACGATTTTTTGAATAGACATAATTTGGCAGATTTAGGAGATATTGAAAAGAACGTTTACAACTTGACGAAAGAGAAAAAAATAGTAATCATTGCAGACCAGTTCGAAAATGACAATATCCACTTTTTTACTTCAAGACTTCAAAAGAAAATCTTCGACAACTTAGATAAAGAGTTTGCAGATATCAAAATAGAGCCCTCTTTACAAAACCATTATCTTGTCCCATCCTTTAACAGCTTCGATGAAGTGAAAAATGCTCTAAAAATTGTAAGAGATTTAATTGAAAATGGAGAAAATATAGAAGATATAAAAATTGTTGCAAGTGATATCGATGAGTATTATCCTCTATTCAAAGCTTTATTCGACGAATATGGACTTATCGGATATTCCACAAAAGGTGAAAAATTAAAAGATCTCATTTGTATAAATAACCAAATAGCAAAAGCAAAATATGAGGCTTTGAAAACTGAAGCGGCTCAACTCAAAAAGCGGTTGGAGCACTATGGAATAAAAAGAAAGAATATCTTAAAAGATCTCTTGGAAGATAGAAGAGTGCTTATTAAAAACAATGGAATAGAGATAACGGAAACGAACCAAATCTATGTATACAGCAATATCAAACATCTGATTTTTGTTGGAGCGGATATCACCCATTTCCCTCCGAAAAGAGAGAAAAATATCTTTTACGTAAAAGATTATGAGACGAAGTTTTTTGCCAACTCTTTGTATCGCTCAGCCATTGATATTTATGAGCATATGAAAAGAATATCGACAAACCTTTATGTTCTTTATTCTCAGTATCAAGGAAAAACAAAAAGAGTTCTTTCATTCATTATAGATAAAAATTTGCCAACGTATCGAGCAAAAACAAAAGCAGACATCGAGCAAATCAAAGAGAATAAAAGAGTAACTATAGAATGTATGGAAAATTTTCTGAAAGACCTGGACAGCCAACAACTCGATGAATACAATGGCAAAAACGTTGGTAATTTCCAAGTGAATGCCCTAAGCGCTTCACGAATAAACGAGTATCTCAAATGCCCGCGAATCTACTTTTATAAAAATATATTGCATCTAAAAGCTCCTATTGAAGAATCAAAGGAGATGGAAGTTACGGTTCAGGGAATGATAATGCACAAAGCCTTTGAAGCGATAGTCAATTATATAAAAAATGAAAAATGCGATATTCAGGAAATTAAGGATTTGAAAAAAGATTTTGCCCAAAAAGCTTATCAAGAGATTTTAGCCCAAGAGGAGCTGGAAGAGAATATCTATACAAAGCTCTATTTCCAAAAGCTTCTCGATATCTTGGATAATTTTATAATCTATTTGGTGGAGGATTGGAAAGACAAAAATAGATACAAAAACTCCTATATGGAAGAGCATTTTTATCTTGATGAGAAATTAAAAATAAGCGATGAAAAGAATTATTTCATCAAAGGAGTAATCGACAGAATAGATGTAAACGATGAAGTGGAAATATTCGACTACAAATCGAAAAAGACGGACAAACTTGATTATGACAAAATTGAAGAGATTATAGAAATAAAAGATGTCCAGCTTGGACTCTACACCTACTGGGTCAAGCAAAAGTATCAAAAAAGCGTTACATCCTCATTGATTACATTTAATACCAATAATATTTACGTGAAATTTGCTACATTAAGAGAGTGTGATGCTCCTAAGATATCTAGAGGAAAGTCACAATTTGCCTGCTACAACGATGAATATGAAAAGAGACTAAAAGAGACAATTTTTAATACCAAACAAAATATAGAAAATGGGAACTTTGTTTATAATGACAGCAATGAAGATGTATGTAAGTGGTGTGATTATGAGGTGATGTGTAAAAGATACTGA
- a CDS encoding McrB family protein, giving the protein MSNIKQIVKDLQYILEISKEFKKLYEDDNYVILKLNELSKDELEQIKNYYEKKDKEKVNKLRLEIANLLLEKHKITKEIIEKKKNDIQKLYDTNVFKSWKSLFRIFYTFFYIPIKNDVLTKLENIASFIKNNLSIKDLLKIKIQDFNGDRNQGAYGCWIALYNKCHQSHTDAIQLFLNVYIDKFNYGVCDQPNEKDLTDIKELDSKNFTEKNIEKIIVFFEKNKNYVVNDNCDEKNQNLDNKKTNQPLNQIFYGPPGTGKTYNTINKALEIIDGSVPENRKEAKERFDKYIKSGQIQFVTFHQSYGYEDFVEGIKAETDENGDIRYKVENGIFKKICTKANTEIFYIGQRIGRYEIVSLSDELMKLKRDKGSIIPVPMYLLNDLLSLVDKKQISIEEIKNKEAIEKMSTESEKYIINGYANVFAELAKFYLENKKNKNEEKNFVIIIDEINRGNISKIFGELITLIEENKRLGNDEKLPITLPYSQESFSVPKNLYIIGTMNTADRSIALLDTALRRRFTFVEMMPKPEKLEVMKDKKTGIEINLQEMLKRMNERIEYLYDRDHTIGHSYLMNINDFSDLKDVFKNKIIPLLAEYFYDDWAKIRLVLADNQVDKEEYQFIKKKNDLAKELFGDKETDDLDEDKVIYEINEKAFEDPKSYIKIYDRNIENEK; this is encoded by the coding sequence ATGTCAAATATAAAACAAATTGTTAAGGATTTACAATATATTTTAGAAATTTCTAAGGAATTTAAAAAATTATATGAAGATGATAATTATGTAATATTAAAACTTAATGAACTATCTAAAGATGAATTAGAACAAATAAAAAATTATTATGAAAAAAAAGATAAGGAAAAAGTTAATAAATTAAGATTAGAAATTGCAAATTTGCTTCTTGAAAAACACAAAATAACTAAAGAAATTATAGAAAAGAAAAAAAATGATATACAAAAATTATATGATACAAATGTTTTTAAAAGTTGGAAAAGTCTTTTTAGAATATTTTATACCTTTTTTTATATTCCAATAAAGAATGATGTGCTTACAAAACTTGAAAATATAGCTAGTTTTATAAAAAATAATCTATCTATAAAAGATCTATTAAAAATTAAAATTCAAGATTTTAATGGCGATCGTAATCAAGGAGCATATGGATGTTGGATCGCTTTATATAACAAATGCCATCAAAGCCACACTGATGCGATACAATTGTTTTTAAATGTTTATATAGACAAATTTAATTATGGAGTTTGTGATCAACCTAATGAGAAAGATTTAACTGATATAAAAGAATTAGATTCTAAGAATTTTACAGAAAAAAATATTGAAAAAATAATAGTTTTTTTTGAAAAAAATAAGAATTATGTCGTAAATGACAATTGTGATGAAAAGAATCAAAATTTAGATAATAAGAAGACAAATCAACCTTTAAACCAAATCTTCTACGGACCTCCAGGGACTGGTAAAACGTACAATACAATCAATAAAGCTTTGGAAATAATTGATGGAAGTGTTCCAGAAAATAGAAAAGAAGCAAAAGAAAGATTTGATAAATATATTAAATCAGGGCAAATACAATTTGTAACATTTCATCAAAGTTATGGATATGAAGATTTTGTTGAGGGAATAAAAGCTGAAACAGATGAAAATGGAGATATAAGATATAAAGTTGAAAATGGAATATTCAAAAAAATTTGCACGAAAGCAAATACTGAAATATTTTACATCGGGCAAAGGATAGGCAGATATGAAATTGTTAGTTTATCTGATGAATTAATGAAATTAAAAAGAGATAAAGGAAGTATTATTCCTGTTCCAATGTATTTATTAAATGACTTACTGAGTTTAGTTGATAAAAAACAAATTTCTATTGAAGAGATTAAAAATAAAGAAGCGATTGAAAAGATGAGTACAGAATCTGAAAAATATATCATTAATGGTTATGCAAATGTCTTTGCAGAATTAGCAAAATTTTATTTAGAAAACAAAAAAAATAAAAATGAAGAAAAAAACTTTGTCATCATCATAGATGAAATCAACCGAGGCAATATCTCAAAAATCTTTGGTGAACTTATCACTTTGATTGAAGAAAATAAAAGATTGGGTAATGATGAAAAGCTGCCTATAACTCTTCCATATTCACAAGAGAGTTTTAGCGTACCGAAAAATCTCTATATCATAGGCACGATGAACACGGCTGATAGAAGCATAGCCCTCCTTGATACAGCTCTTAGGAGAAGATTCACATTTGTTGAGATGATGCCTAAGCCTGAAAAATTAGAAGTAATGAAAGATAAAAAAACAGGAATAGAAATAAATTTACAAGAAATGCTTAAAAGGATGAATGAACGCATAGAATATCTTTATGATAGAGATCATACCATTGGCCACTCTTATTTAATGAACATCAATGATTTTAGCGATTTAAAAGATGTATTCAAAAATAAAATCATCCCTCTTTTAGCGGAGTATTTTTATGACGATTGGGCAAAAATAAGACTAGTTTTAGCAGACAATCAAGTAGATAAAGAAGAGTATCAATTTATTAAGAAAAAAAACGATTTAGCCAAAGAACTTTTTGGAGATAAAGAAACTGATGATTTAGATGAAGATAAAGTAATTTATGAAATAAATGAAAAGGCTTTTGAGGATCCAAAAAGCTATATAAAAATCTATGATAGAAATATCGAGAATGAAAAATAA
- a CDS encoding McrC family protein, translating into MKNKIHQVIEYEPIKEELVGEKAFKELEAFAQDNENLILGYSRKGVLKAQNYVGIIQTKSGFTLEILPKIAKENEAILQHIQNDPNISSKYQNLNDNKQVKEYSKEILIKMLKTLKNSPFKYSQKANLKTKNLPLLEIFIEMFLSELDLLVKKGIKNDYITKTENQHFLKGKLKIKEQITKNFIHKERFYVEYDEYLPNRIENRIIKTTLSKLIKISKSSKNQQRLRECLFVFDGIDEIKNIKSAFAKIKNDRTMSYYQNVLLWSKLFLLNQSFTPYKGNSVAFALLFDMNMLFESYVGDFFKKKLRKKKVKLQDKQYHLFDEPKKYSLKPDIVIDDGAIILDTKWKIIKEGKDISQNDLYQMFAYASKYKECKRVYLIYPYFEKIRVDILRTNICAEHKDVVVRAIFFDLIRNRLRA; encoded by the coding sequence ATGAAAAATAAAATACATCAAGTAATAGAGTATGAACCTATAAAAGAAGAACTTGTAGGAGAAAAAGCTTTTAAAGAGTTAGAGGCTTTTGCCCAAGATAATGAAAATCTCATTTTAGGCTATTCAAGAAAAGGGGTACTTAAAGCTCAAAACTATGTTGGAATTATACAGACAAAATCTGGCTTTACTTTAGAGATACTGCCCAAAATCGCAAAAGAAAATGAAGCAATTTTACAACATATCCAAAATGATCCAAATATTTCATCAAAATATCAAAATTTAAATGATAATAAGCAAGTAAAAGAGTATTCAAAAGAGATCTTGATAAAAATGCTCAAAACTCTCAAAAACTCTCCTTTCAAATATTCTCAAAAAGCAAACCTCAAAACAAAAAATCTTCCTTTGCTTGAGATATTCATAGAGATGTTTTTGAGTGAGCTCGATTTATTGGTCAAAAAAGGCATCAAAAATGATTACATCACAAAAACTGAAAATCAACACTTTTTAAAAGGAAAACTAAAAATTAAAGAGCAAATAACGAAAAATTTCATACACAAAGAACGTTTTTATGTAGAATATGACGAATATCTGCCAAATAGAATTGAAAATAGAATAATAAAAACCACACTAAGTAAGCTCATCAAGATCTCAAAATCATCAAAAAACCAACAGAGATTAAGAGAATGTCTTTTTGTATTTGATGGAATCGATGAAATCAAGAACATTAAATCAGCTTTTGCAAAAATTAAAAATGATAGAACAATGAGCTACTATCAAAATGTACTTCTTTGGTCAAAACTCTTTTTGCTCAATCAATCTTTTACGCCTTACAAAGGCAACTCCGTAGCATTTGCCCTATTATTTGATATGAATATGCTTTTTGAAAGTTATGTGGGAGATTTTTTTAAAAAGAAATTGCGAAAAAAGAAGGTAAAACTTCAAGATAAGCAATATCATCTTTTTGATGAGCCAAAAAAATATTCTCTCAAACCAGATATAGTGATTGATGATGGTGCCATAATTCTTGACACAAAATGGAAAATTATCAAAGAAGGAAAAGACATTTCTCAAAACGATTTATATCAAATGTTTGCCTATGCCAGCAAATATAAAGAGTGCAAAAGAGTCTATTTGATATATCCCTATTTTGAAAAAATTAGAGTTGATATATTGAGGACTAATATATGTGCAGAGCATAAAGATGTTGTTGTTCGTGCAATATTTTTTGATCTGATTCGAAATCGCTTGAGGGCTTGA
- a CDS encoding UvrD-helicase domain-containing protein, producing MNLFTIQKSFAISAGAGSGKTYTLSRRYINAYLGFDFFEDGKGYDDLKPADLGEIVTITYTEAAALEMKERIFLLMQKILDFENLPNSDKDYESIKQSLSNLNETQKEYVKKRLTEAFKNIDQTIITTIHGFSLDIVKQYADFLKIDSQLEVIEDLEKEAIFEEVFYDTLNSKKYEEDVLKISKFVSLFKSKSLIRKYLFNKKFRESFDNINHDEEVLKDLIINFHFDIDDEVINLADEEIPGIKDWIEDLKNFDAISFKDLILIRIGENLDYRNSVHREKYANVRVVRDSINEENFVYDEEKEKEFDDILKRFQKILQAIKATYDQRLRANGQIDFDQIIEYAFEIIKKLNLSYKYVMIDEFQDTNLLQYEIASLISNDTNLFIVGDEKQAIYSFQGGEIEVFKKAIDEKFGDSENMSVNYRSDKDILEFVNTVFEKLFANNDLPIKDNFSASFQRLDPNSKEKGNVEFLITSKDDESTLDEKEAENIAKYIKSIMEGKRHPKIKEYIDKKEKAIAVVFDAKSKMKTYKEALNKYGIECKISGGDNFWSKDEIKDIFFVLKTITLDKRALNDFTKYYLVGALKSNILHFKEKDIYELLEKNEEIDIEKFIPQDYLSQVPHQLARNLFVKSGAYLTYDNFEQTLANIEELISEIIALENEYGYDLAKIVDILESNIFEAEKEEAFYESEMANSIELCSIHSTKGLDYPMVILAQSSKDLLKQSTSEGIKFEKFTDLEGKEHVLVGFKIEEYKPISYRVLSIVSKLKHMEEKKRLLYVALTRAKHNIVISINDKPANNSYAQMILSTIDVNFEELQEKENIELEKLQIDIVKTDDLKEIEPTKEHKEYEIVPPLPKLSFPTNDENINIGSSNIEALIGTAVHEIIELYHDDFDEKYIDKVIDKYALWEYEDLIKQKIERFKESKTYQELKEAKEKYFELNYELEGQAGRIDLLYKNENKWIIVDFKTGKEKDYSSQLNEYKEALEELGFQNIEAKLEYLDI from the coding sequence ATGAATCTCTTCACCATCCAAAAATCATTCGCTATAAGTGCTGGGGCTGGCAGTGGAAAGACATATACACTCAGTAGAAGATATATCAACGCTTATTTAGGATTTGATTTTTTTGAAGATGGAAAAGGATATGATGATTTAAAGCCAGCAGATCTTGGTGAGATAGTCACCATCACGTATACCGAAGCTGCAGCTCTTGAGATGAAAGAGCGCATATTTTTATTGATGCAAAAGATATTGGATTTTGAGAATCTTCCAAATAGTGATAAAGATTATGAATCCATAAAACAATCGTTATCCAACCTCAATGAAACACAAAAAGAGTATGTAAAGAAAAGGCTCACAGAAGCATTCAAAAACATAGATCAAACAATCATCACAACTATACATGGCTTTAGCCTCGATATCGTCAAACAATATGCCGATTTTTTGAAAATCGACTCTCAGCTTGAAGTAATTGAAGATCTGGAAAAAGAGGCGATTTTTGAAGAGGTATTTTATGATACATTGAATTCAAAGAAGTATGAAGAAGATGTTCTAAAAATTTCAAAGTTTGTTTCTCTCTTCAAATCAAAATCACTAATCAGAAAATATCTTTTCAACAAAAAATTTCGGGAAAGCTTCGATAACATCAACCATGACGAGGAAGTTTTAAAAGATTTGATTATCAATTTTCATTTTGATATAGATGATGAGGTTATAAATTTAGCTGACGAAGAGATACCTGGGATAAAAGACTGGATAGAAGATCTGAAAAATTTTGATGCCATAAGTTTTAAAGATTTAATTTTAATTCGTATTGGGGAAAATCTCGATTATCGAAACAGTGTTCATAGAGAAAAATATGCAAATGTCAGAGTGGTTAGGGACAGTATAAATGAGGAAAATTTTGTATATGATGAGGAAAAAGAAAAGGAATTTGATGATATTTTAAAGAGATTTCAAAAAATACTCCAAGCTATAAAAGCCACATATGATCAGCGATTGAGAGCAAATGGCCAGATAGATTTTGATCAAATTATAGAATATGCTTTTGAGATCATTAAAAAACTCAATCTCTCTTATAAATATGTCATGATTGATGAGTTTCAAGATACCAATCTTTTGCAGTATGAGATAGCAAGCTTGATTTCCAATGATACAAATCTTTTCATCGTAGGAGATGAAAAACAGGCTATCTACTCTTTCCAAGGAGGAGAGATAGAGGTCTTCAAAAAAGCTATAGATGAAAAGTTTGGTGATAGTGAAAATATGAGCGTCAACTACCGAAGCGACAAAGATATACTGGAATTTGTCAATACTGTTTTTGAAAAACTTTTCGCAAATAACGATCTCCCTATAAAAGATAACTTTTCTGCTAGCTTTCAAAGACTCGATCCCAACTCTAAGGAAAAAGGAAATGTGGAATTTCTCATTACATCAAAAGATGATGAAAGCACACTGGATGAAAAAGAGGCGGAGAATATCGCTAAATATATCAAATCCATAATGGAAGGAAAAAGGCATCCAAAAATTAAAGAATACATAGACAAAAAAGAAAAAGCGATAGCCGTCGTGTTCGATGCAAAAAGCAAGATGAAAACATACAAAGAGGCTTTAAATAAATATGGAATTGAATGCAAAATAAGTGGTGGAGACAATTTTTGGTCAAAAGATGAGATAAAAGATATATTTTTTGTACTAAAAACCATCACTTTGGATAAAAGAGCATTAAACGACTTTACCAAATATTATCTTGTAGGAGCGTTGAAGAGTAATATTTTGCATTTTAAAGAAAAAGATATTTATGAGCTTCTTGAAAAAAATGAAGAAATAGATATCGAAAAATTTATTCCGCAAGACTATTTATCTCAAGTTCCGCACCAATTAGCAAGAAACCTTTTTGTAAAGAGTGGAGCATATTTAACGTATGATAACTTTGAGCAAACCTTGGCAAACATTGAAGAGCTTATATCCGAAATCATAGCACTAGAGAACGAGTATGGATATGACTTGGCAAAAATCGTTGATATTTTAGAATCTAATATCTTTGAAGCCGAAAAGGAAGAGGCCTTTTATGAAAGTGAAATGGCCAACTCCATAGAGCTTTGCTCCATCCACTCTACAAAAGGGCTTGACTATCCTATGGTAATTTTGGCGCAGTCTTCAAAAGATTTATTAAAACAGTCTACCAGCGAGGGAATAAAGTTTGAAAAATTTACCGATTTGGAGGGCAAGGAGCATGTTTTAGTGGGATTTAAAATAGAGGAATACAAACCAATTAGCTATAGAGTATTGTCAATCGTTTCTAAACTTAAACACATGGAAGAGAAGAAGAGGCTCTTGTATGTTGCACTGACTCGTGCAAAACATAATATTGTTATCTCCATAAACGATAAACCTGCCAATAACTCCTATGCTCAAATGATTTTAAGTACGATTGATGTAAATTTTGAAGAACTCCAAGAAAAAGAAAACATAGAATTGGAAAAACTTCAAATCGATATAGTGAAAACAGATGATTTAAAAGAGATCGAACCGACCAAAGAGCATAAAGAGTATGAGATAGTTCCTCCATTACCAAAACTTTCATTTCCAACAAATGATGAAAATATCAATATAGGATCTTCAAACATAGAAGCACTTATAGGCACGGCTGTCCATGAAATTATCGAGCTTTATCACGATGATTTTGATGAAAAGTATATCGACAAAGTGATAGATAAGTATGCATTATGGGAATATGAAGATCTTATAAAACAAAAGATAGAGAGGTTTAAAGAATCTAAAACCTATCAAGAACTAAAAGAAGCGAAAGAGAAATATTTTGAACTAAATTATGAGCTTGAAGGACAAGCAGGAAGAATAGATCTTCTCTATAAAAATGAGAATAAATGGATAATAGTTGATTTCAAAACAGGGAAAGAGAAAGATTACTCTTCCCAGTTGAATGAATATAAAGAAGCATTAGAAGAGTTGGGATTTCAAAATATAGAAGCAAAACTCGAATATCTTGACATTTAA